Sequence from the Rutidosis leptorrhynchoides isolate AG116_Rl617_1_P2 chromosome 3, CSIRO_AGI_Rlap_v1, whole genome shotgun sequence genome:
taaaatgtcccgttcacattgattataaacgttccatattaattgattttgttgcgaggttttgacctctatatgagacgtttttcaaagactgcattcatttttaaaacaaccataacctttattttatcaataaaggttttaaaaacattacgtagattatcaaataatgataatctaaaatatattgtttacacacgaccattacataatggtttacaatagaaatatattacatcaacatatgtttcttgaatgcagtttttacacaatatcatataaacatggactccaaatcttgtccttattttagtatgcaacagcggaagctcttagtattcacctgagaataaacatgctttagacgtcaacaaaaatgttggtgagttataggtttaacctatatatatcaaatcgtaacaatagaccacaagatttcatatttcaatacacatcccatacagagagataaaaatcattcatatggtgaacacctggtaaccgacattaacaagatgcatatataagaatatccccatcattcccggacacccttaggatatgatataaatttcgaagtactaaagcatccggtactttggatgggatttgttaggcccaacagatctatctttagtattcgcgtcaattagggtgtctgttccctaattcttagattaccagacttaataaaaaggggcatattcgattttgataattcaaccatagaatgtagtttcacgtacttgtgtctattttgtaaatcatttataaaacctgcatgtattctcatcctaaaaatattacattttaaaagtgggactataactcactttcacagatatttccttcctcggaaataagacttggccacggatcgattcacgaacctatacaaatatgtacatatatatcaaagtatgatcaaaatataattacaaccatttttattatgttttaaagatttgagtgtattaagtcagctgtcctcgttagtaacctacaactagttgtccacagttagaagtacagaaataaatcgatatatattatcttgaatcaatccacgacccagtatatacacatctcaggctagatcacaactcaaagtatatatatttttggaatcaacctcaaccctgtatagctaactccaacattactgcatatagagtgtctatggttgttccaaataatatatatacatgggtcgatatgatatgtcaaaacatttgcatacgtgtctatggtatccaaagattacataatatattagaatacatgtataatacaatataagttagctaggatatgatttgtatagatttgttaaacatttcccgtagctaaaaagatcaaaaatatccaatcttgttttatccataacttcttcattttaaatccgttttgagtgaatcaaattgatatggtttcatattgaactctagtttaagaatccaaatagaaaatgtataggtttatagtcagaaatttaagttacatatcaattactaaagaggtagtcatttccgtcgaaagaacgacatcttgatgaccattttgaaaaacatactttcactttgagtttaaccaagatttttggatatagtttcatgttcatatgaaaaattattttcccagaagaacaacttttaaatcaaagtttatcatagtttttaattattcaaaccaaaacagcccccggttttactacgacggcgtatatccgattttatggtgttcatcgtgtttccaggttttaaatcattaagttaacatatcatatagatatagaacatgtgtttagttgattttaaaagtcaagttagaaggattaacttttttttgcgaacaagtttagaattaactaaactatgttctagtgattacaagtttaaaccttcgaataagatagctttatatgtttgaatcgaatgatgttatgaacatcattactacctcaagttttctggataaaactactggaaatgagaaaaatggatctagcttcaaaggatccttggatggcttgaaagttctggaagcagaatcatgacacaaaaacagttcaagtaagattttcactcgaaataagattgttatagttgtagaaattgaatcaaagtttgaatatgaatattaccttgaattagaaagataacctactgtaaataacaaaggttccttgatcttagatgattacttggaatggattagaaagcttggaagtagacttgcaaacttggaagtattcttgatttttatgaaactatacttatggaatttatgaagaacacttagaacatgaagatggaacttgagagagatcaattagatgaagaaaattgaagaatgaaagtgtttgtaggtatttttggtcgttggtatatggattagatataaaggatatgtaattttgttttcatgtaaataagtcatgaatgattactaatatttttgtaattttatgagatatttcatgctagttgccaaataatggttcccacatgtgttaggtgacatgggctgctaagagctgatcattggagtgtatataccaatagtacatacatctaaaagctgtgtattgtacgagtacgaatacgggtgcatatgagtagaattgttgatgaaattgaacgaggatgtaattgtaagcctttttgttaagtagaagtactttgatatgtgtcttgaagtctttcaaaagtgtaagaatacatatcaaaaaacaacatgtatatacattctaatggattcgttaagtctttgttagtcgttacatgtaagtgttgttttgaaacctttaagttaacgatctcaattaatattgttaacccaatgtttattatatcaaatgagatgttaaattattatattatcatgatattatgatgtatgaatatctcttaatatgatacatacataaaaatatcgttacaactataatcgttacatataagtctcgtttcgtaattcttgagttagtagtcttgtttttacatatgtagttcattgttaacacacttaatgatatatttaaatatcattttatcatgttaaatatagtgtatcaatatcttaatatgatacatatgtatttagtagaggttatcataacgataatcgttatatatatcatttcgagtttcttaacttagtaatctcatttcttatgtatatcacacattgttaatatacttagtgagatacttactcatcataatctcatgtcaaccatatatatatgtctatatataccacaacatgtagttttcacaattttgtaacgttcgtgaatcgccggtcaacttgggtgatcaattgtctatatgaaacttatttcatttaatcaagtcttaacaagtttgattgcttaacacgttggaaacatttagtcatgtaaatatcaatctcaattaatatatataaacttggaaaagttcgggtcactacatgaaaaaGGTAACATTCATCTTAAAAAAACTTAAAAAGTTAAATTACTttgatttttatatttaaaaaatctAATAACTGatgtagttgttataataatataataagcaGGTATTAAACACGAAGAAGATGAAATTATAAGGTCAAGATCATCACCAAAATGTTTGTACACAGCGATACAGAATATGAATGACATTCAAAAATAAAAGATAAGGCAGATTGGATTTGGGTCAATTCTAGAAATGAAGTTCTTTGAAAATCAGATGAAACTTGGTTACTATCTAGTAAACAACTTTGATGAATGTTCATCAACATTAAATCTTAAGAATGGTTCAATTAAAATCACAAAAGAAACAGTGCATGAAGTCTTAGGTGTACCAATGAAAGGATTGAAGATTAAATACGTGGAAAGAAGCAATCCAATTGATCCTGTGACTATCTCATGGAGGAAACAGTTTAGAAACTAGCAAGACATACATTCAACAGATGTTGTTGAATATATGAAGGAAAGAAAAAATACAGGTAGAAAGTTCGTTTTGAACTTCCTTGTTCTTATTGCTACTTGTATGGCAGATGCTAACAAATGTGGAACATGTAATTTGAAGTTCTTGCCATGTATTACAAATGAGGTAGATGTATCGAAGGTTGATTGTTGTGGATACATATATGAATGTCTATTACAGAGCAAGAAGGGATGGCACAGAGGACAAAATGGACAGTATTATTCTAGACCGTTAAGTGTGCTAATTGTAAGTACAATTTCATATATATTTTACTGTTAAAATTATACTTATTCTTtatattaaatacaataaaaaaaacaaattgtactttattCTTTGATTGCAGCTGTTGTATCTAGAAAGAGTAGAATGTGAAGGTTTcttgaaaaataaaaatatctaTGTGATCGAGCGATGGACAGCAGAAGAAATAAAAAGAAGGATTGATGTAGAAATGAAGAAAGGGGAATTTGGTGAAGGAAGAACTGTGAAGGCAAAAGAAAAAATTGTTAGTGATGATTTTCAAGAAAAAGGGAAACAAAAACAAATAAACCTCAAAACACCAAACAATGCAGAGGTATTTTTTGTGTATATGATTTTTAATGAATGTTAAATGTTTGATTAATATTTTATCAATTTGACAACAACAAAAAAATTATTTGTTTCTGACGATTTGTGGCTGTTTTGAGATGAATAAAAACTGTTTAATGAATATTATGATTGATAAAATATAAAATTTACAGAACTATCTTAAGTGTTTAGAATTGAGGTATCGGCGCATAGTTGAAGAAACAAATGCAATTAACAGTGTGTTAACAAAAGCAACAAAGATGTATCCAAACAATAAGGATATAGATGAATTTGAAAGAAAATTTACAAGTTTGTTCAAGCAAGAATCTGAGGCACAAAAAAGAGAAGAACCTGCAACAAAAGAAGATTCTAAACAAAAACAGCAAACAACTGCAAATACTTCACTACAAATCAGCAATAATGGTGAAAAGAAATCTGCTTTGAAACCTAGAAATCTGTATGCTGAGATGAATCAAAACCCAAGAGCTGAATCTGAATCAAGATTAAAAAAGAAATCGTTGGATGGGATATAAACTCCATCATTCAAACTTTTAACTGAATCCGAAGATGATGAAATCATATTAACACCATGGAATGCAATTGTAGTTGATCATAAGAGTGAGCTCACACAAATGGAAAAAGAAATCTCAACATTCATGTACTGTTTTGCTGATGCACCAGAGTAAGTATATAATAAACAGATTATGATTAATGATGTTATTTTtcataaattatatttataatttatattcttcataaataattatatttataattcatCATGTTTGTTCATTAAAAGAATAAAAATTTGTCATTCATCATGTTTGCCATTGACCTTGATTGTCATTTAATCATGATTGTCAATCATCATGTTTGTCGATCATCATGTTTGTCATTGATCATATTTGAGACAAAAAATTACATATATTTATGAAATTTAGCATTTGATAATTTCATGTTTATTTACTGTGTAATAATGATTATTTAACTCAAAACAGGGTAGTTGTATTCAGCTGCATGAGCGGGAAACTACTAAACAGGAATGAGATTGCAAGCCTACTTCATCAAACGGACTTATCAAACTCAGTCATTGACTGCTGGTCAGCAATATTGAACATGGAAGCAAAATTGTATACAAAACACAAAGCGACAAGATGTATGTTTCCAGCTTCAATTTTGGTATGTCATTAAAAAACTATTTAAAATAAAAAAGTCAATGATTATGTAGTAACAGCATATAAATTGTTTAAACTGTAAAGACAGAAGATATGTTGGATTTGCGTGCTTTCAAGGAAGAAACATATGTCAAATTCAGAGAAAAAATTGTTCACCGGACAACATGTGATGATATAGATTATAAATTTTCTGAAGTAGAAATGGTATGATAAATTGATGTAAAAAatgttaacaaattattaatatttaatgaaACATATTAACTAATGTAAAAGTTATGATTGTAAAATGCAGGTTTTCTTCCCAGTATTTGTTAGTGGACTAAATTTCTTATTGTGCTTCAATCTAACAAGCTCAGATATTGATATAATAGACCATAGCTACTTGGATATGCCAACTGATGAGAAGTATGGACTTGCTCCTGATGGTTTAGTAAGAAAATtaaataacaaaatgaatataaagtCTGTTAATGATGAATGAGAAAAATTAATGATAAATCATAAatttatgaatgatgaatgataaatgatgaatgatgaatgatgaatgatgacaaaaataaaatatataattttttttttgtgggtttggcaTCATCTTATATCTGAAATAAGTAGAGATATctaaaattattaaaatcatttataaaatgCAGAAATACTTGTTCTCGAGTTATCTGGGAGAATTCAAACATATCAAATAAGATTTGTTGACAAAATCAGAACCAAAGAGAAAGGTATTCAAATGGAGATCAAATGAAATGGATCTGACTTACGGTGTTTTAACGATGAGATATATGGAGACATATGTGAGTGGTGATTCATGGGATTGTTATCTAGAAGATGAAGGCCAAGAAAGGGACATACAGATTGAGAAGCTGCGCAAAAAATATGCTGCAAAGATAATCATTAGTGACATCAACATTATTAAGGATGATGTTCTCAAAGAAATGCATTGCTTTCATAGTGCATACACAGAGACAGAAAAAGAACAACCGATGGATAGTGCAAGAAGAAGATACACAGAAAAtaagtgaaattttttttaacaaatgagTAGTGAAAACATGatgaataatatttttatttacatgCATGTATTAAGATTTTTTTTAAGAAATTTAATTGTTTGAGTTTAATTCATACAAATGCAGTTATGTTATAAAATAATAAGTGTTGCTGATGACTGTTACTTTAATGTGAAATTATGTTTTATAGATAAAAAAAATAAGTGTTGCTCAttaaatatatacatttttttatatttactaaataaTTTTTTATCATTCAGCTCCTTTTATAAGGTTTACATAAAGAAAAGATGTAATGTAGATTGTTAAATTTATCATTCATGATTCATTATTCtccattcatcattcatcattcaataatcatcattcatcattcatctttCACTATACataattcatcattcatcattcatcattcataatTCACTatacatcattcatcattcatgatTCCATCATTGATCATTCATTATTcaacatttatcattcattataCGTTTTTCTCATTCATATTGAcacaattattaatttttttttattgtcaTAAACTTGAACTTATTTTGATCATGAATaagtaaataattattatttaaaacattatTCATTCATTATATCATTCATTAAGCATTAAAAAACATTACAATACAGATTTTAAAACCAAGATGCAAAAGACGATATCATAATTATCTAATAATTCATCTATAATGCTTAATAACTTCTTCCATCTCATCCTTAAGAAAGTTTATTTTACTCTCTTCATATTTCATCTTCTTTAGATTTGCTTCCATTCTCATGTTATTAAGCTCAATCCTCTTTTCATAGTTTTCGAAGACTTTATTTGGTTTTGCATCTGCTGAAATTTTATGATAAAATTCATTATCAACAATCTTCTTATAACTTTCTTTCACATCAATGATGCTTTGATAGATTTTTTGATAATTTTTGTGCTTCTCATAAAACTCGCTCAAGTTTCTTTTCTTGTTGTTGATGACCTTCACGGTTTTGACAACGAATTGTTTATCCATTTCATTGTATACATGAAATGGTGGAATCAGAATTTCTGGAGATGGTGAACGTGGTGGAGATGACGAACGTGGTGGAGATGACGGATGTGCCATATTTAGGGTTgggttttttttaattattaataaagtattatgcTTTTGGGGATAAACGATGAAActatatatagagagagaataaAATATTTTGAAATTCAAAATATTTTAaaattcaaaatatataaaattcaaaaaattttgaatcccaaaatgtttttaactgatccaatacttttataaatatatttggagtattaataaaaaatttaaaaagaaacaaaatagaaGTCACGTGATCCAACCTCACGTGACCATCACAAAAACCCCAAATTAATCATTCATTCTATTTCATACTTCATTTGTCACTTGTATAACTCTCTCTCTTAAAAAATCTCGATCAAAAAGAAAACCCTAATTAAAAACAACTAGAAGCTCGAACTGCTTAAAATAGATTGAATCTCTGATTAAAGAGAAAGCTCAAAAGAAGACGAAGCAAAAATGGAGAAAAATAACGAACCGGAAACCACAAAAGGTAGTAACCACAAATAAATTttgtttaatatataaatattatactaaAAAAAATGTATTCGTAACTGTTTATTTGTTGTATATTTACAGATAATCTCAAAGTGAAGCTTAAACTAGGAAATACTGCaggtatattaattattattaaatatatatgtatatttttttataatgaatgaatgatgattataatatttattaatgttGTTTATCATTTTTTATCACATAAAAATAATAGATTAACAGGATGCATGTGCTTAcactatatattttgtaaaatgatattATTTAGGTTTGATGTTTGATATAGAAtgcttaaaataaaaaaatatttagttgtaattatgatgaatgatgaataatgaatgatgaatgatgaatgatgaatgatcaATTATTTGTTGATAAATAATGTGTTGATGTTGGAGTTTTTTGTTACCATCAGCTACAATAATGGGAAAAAAAGTTACTGAAGAGGAATATGAAAGTAGTGAAAATAGTAAC
This genomic interval carries:
- the LOC139901149 gene encoding uncharacterized protein, yielding MKERKNTGRKFVLNFLVLIATCMADANKCGTCNLKFLPCITNEVDVSKVDCCGYIYECLLQSKKGWHRGQNGQYYSRPLSVLILLYLERVECEGFLKNKNIYVIERWTAEEIKRRIDVEMKKGEFGEGRTVKAKEKIVSDDFQEKGKQKQINLKTPNNAENYLKCLELRYRRIVEETNAINSVLTKATKMYPNNKDIDEFERKFTSLFKQESEAQKREEPATKEDSKQKQQTTANTSLQISNNGEKKSALKPRNLYAEMNQNPRAESESRLKKKSLDGI